One stretch of Garciella nitratireducens DSM 15102 DNA includes these proteins:
- a CDS encoding GNAT family N-acetyltransferase, translating into MKKNIRIATKNDSVQILEIYTPFITDTTITFDCKVPTIDAIENKIINVGEKYPWLVCELEEKVIGYAYAYEFADREAYNWSVTTSIYVKPEFHRNKIGKALYFSLLEILKLQGYCNVYARITDSNVKSEKFHERFGFTQIGIHEKAGYKFGKWLDVKWYGLNIIEHPQFPKKPKKIQEIHNTLEFHRILQEGEKMIYQKEKDS; encoded by the coding sequence ATGAAAAAGAATATTAGAATTGCAACAAAAAATGATAGTGTACAAATTTTAGAGATTTATACTCCTTTTATTACAGATACTACGATTACTTTTGATTGTAAAGTGCCAACGATAGATGCAATTGAAAATAAGATTATAAATGTAGGGGAAAAATACCCATGGTTAGTATGTGAATTAGAGGAAAAGGTAATAGGATATGCTTATGCATATGAATTTGCAGATCGAGAAGCTTATAATTGGTCGGTAACTACTTCTATTTATGTAAAACCTGAGTTTCATAGAAATAAAATTGGAAAAGCACTTTATTTTAGCTTATTAGAAATATTAAAATTACAAGGATATTGTAATGTATATGCTCGTATTACGGATTCAAATGTAAAAAGCGAAAAATTTCATGAAAGATTTGGATTTACTCAAATAGGAATTCATGAAAAAGCAGGTTATAAATTTGGAAAATGGTTAGATGTAAAATGGTATGGCTTAAATATTATAGAGCATCCTCAATTCCCCAAGAAACCTAAAAAAATTCAGGAAATCCATAATACTTTAGAATTTCATAGAATTCTTCAAGAGGGAGAAAAAATGATTTATCAAAAAGAGAAAGATAGTTAG
- a CDS encoding MATE family efflux transporter, whose product MELKENKMGAMPIKKLLINMSLPMMISMFVQALYNVVDSIFVAQISEKALTAVSLAFPIQNLMTSIAVGTGVGINALLSRSLGEKNFKESNRAANNGIFLGFLSYLVFLIFGLFFTRIYFKTQTKNLEILSYGVSYLTIICTLSIGIFLQITFERLLQSTGKSFYSMITQATGAIINIILDPIFIFGYFGFPKMGVAGAAIATVLGQIVAAILALIFNIKINHEITIKIKGFRPYLKTIQKIYSVGVPSIIMMAITSVTIYGMNKILMSFSSTAIAVFGVYFKLQSFVFMPIFGLNNGMVPIIAYNYGAKERGRILKTIQLSIIYAICIMLFGLIIIQLFPEQLLALFNASQNMLKIGVPALRIISLSYIFAGFCIVCGSIYQAFGNGLLSLMTSVLRQLVVLLPSAYLLSLLGNVNFIWWSYPIAESISLISSIVFLKYIYDKKIQPMEDRQKRISYSNTRNSMNHI is encoded by the coding sequence ATGGAACTAAAAGAAAATAAAATGGGTGCGATGCCTATTAAAAAGTTACTTATAAATATGTCTTTGCCTATGATGATATCTATGTTTGTGCAAGCTCTTTATAATGTAGTAGATAGTATATTTGTAGCTCAAATCAGTGAAAAAGCTTTAACTGCTGTTTCCTTAGCTTTTCCTATTCAAAATCTTATGACCTCAATTGCAGTAGGTACGGGAGTAGGAATCAATGCTCTACTTTCTAGAAGTCTTGGAGAAAAAAACTTTAAGGAATCCAATAGAGCTGCTAATAATGGGATTTTTTTAGGATTTCTTAGTTATCTGGTATTCCTTATATTTGGACTTTTTTTTACTAGGATTTATTTTAAAACGCAAACAAAGAATTTAGAAATCCTTTCCTATGGAGTATCTTATTTAACAATTATTTGTACATTATCTATTGGTATATTTTTGCAAATAACATTTGAACGATTATTGCAATCTACAGGCAAAAGTTTTTATAGTATGATTACTCAGGCAACAGGTGCTATTATTAATATTATTTTAGATCCTATTTTTATCTTTGGATATTTCGGATTTCCTAAAATGGGAGTGGCAGGTGCAGCAATAGCAACAGTATTAGGGCAAATTGTAGCAGCCATTTTAGCACTTATTTTTAATATCAAGATAAATCATGAAATTACAATTAAAATAAAAGGATTTCGCCCGTATTTAAAAACCATTCAGAAAATCTATTCAGTAGGAGTTCCTTCTATTATTATGATGGCTATTACATCTGTGACTATTTATGGAATGAATAAGATTCTTATGAGTTTTTCATCAACAGCGATTGCTGTATTTGGAGTTTATTTTAAATTACAAAGTTTTGTATTCATGCCAATATTTGGATTGAATAATGGAATGGTTCCAATCATCGCTTATAATTATGGAGCAAAAGAAAGGGGGCGTATTCTTAAAACCATTCAATTAAGTATTATTTATGCTATTTGTATTATGCTGTTTGGTTTAATTATAATTCAGTTATTTCCTGAACAATTATTAGCATTATTTAATGCATCACAAAATATGTTAAAAATTGGAGTTCCTGCTTTACGAATTATAAGTCTTAGTTATATATTTGCAGGATTTTGTATTGTATGTGGATCCATCTATCAGGCATTTGGAAATGGACTATTGAGTTTGATGACTTCTGTTTTGAGACAATTGGTAGTTTTGTTGCCGTCAGCATATTTATTGTCTTTGCTTGGAAATGTAAATTTTATATGGTGGTCCTATCCTATTGCAGAAAGTATTTCTCTTATATCGAGTATTGTTTTTCTTAAATATATTTATGATAAAAAAATTCAGCCTATGGAAGATAGACAAAAAAGAATTTCTTATTCTAATACAAGAAATAGTATGAATCATATATAA
- the hydF gene encoding [FeFe] hydrogenase H-cluster maturation GTPase HydF codes for MGLNSTPSSERLHIGLFGKRNAGKSSVINAITGQKLAIVSEQKGTTTDPVYKAMEILPIGPVVLIDTPGFDDQGQLGKQRIEKSIQVLNKVDMAILIIDGNLGISEDDYRWIEKFKEKNIPYLIVMNKLDLVKNADKKWENKLDFIIWVSTRTGENIHKLKEEIGKIAPFKEEMSRIIGDLIRPLDFVVLVVPIDKSAPKGRLILPQQQTIRDILDSNAISIVVKETEFKKVLQYLGKKPKLVITDSQVFEQVSKETPEDILLTSFSILFARYKGNLKEAVKGVKILDSLKEGDRILISEGCTHHRQCDDIGTIKLPRMIANYTGKQIQFEFSSGRDFPENLSKYAMVIHCGGCTLNKREMKYRIHCAQKQGVAITNYGILMAYINGILKRSIAPFPAIAKILQ; via the coding sequence ATGGGACTAAATAGTACCCCTTCTTCTGAGAGATTGCATATTGGGTTATTTGGAAAGCGAAATGCAGGAAAATCCAGTGTTATTAATGCTATTACAGGACAAAAGTTAGCGATTGTTTCAGAGCAAAAGGGGACCACTACGGATCCTGTCTACAAAGCAATGGAGATTCTTCCTATAGGTCCTGTAGTCTTGATTGATACCCCAGGATTTGATGATCAAGGTCAATTGGGAAAACAAAGAATTGAAAAAAGTATCCAAGTCTTAAATAAAGTGGATATGGCCATTCTTATAATAGATGGGAATCTAGGAATATCAGAAGATGATTATCGATGGATAGAAAAGTTTAAAGAAAAAAATATTCCTTATTTGATTGTGATGAATAAGTTAGATTTAGTAAAGAATGCAGATAAGAAGTGGGAAAACAAATTAGACTTTATAATTTGGGTAAGTACGAGGACAGGTGAAAATATCCATAAATTAAAGGAAGAAATTGGTAAAATTGCTCCCTTTAAGGAAGAAATGTCAAGAATTATAGGGGATTTAATTCGGCCTTTAGATTTTGTGGTTTTAGTGGTTCCTATTGATAAGTCTGCTCCAAAAGGGCGATTGATTTTACCGCAACAACAAACCATACGAGATATTCTAGATAGTAATGCTATTTCTATTGTGGTAAAGGAAACAGAATTTAAGAAAGTGCTACAATATCTTGGGAAAAAGCCAAAACTTGTAATTACTGATAGTCAAGTATTTGAGCAAGTATCAAAAGAGACTCCAGAGGATATCTTGCTTACTTCTTTTTCTATTCTTTTTGCAAGGTATAAAGGGAACTTAAAAGAGGCAGTAAAGGGAGTGAAAATTTTAGATTCTCTTAAAGAAGGGGATCGGATTTTAATTTCTGAAGGATGCACTCATCATCGTCAATGTGATGACATTGGTACGATAAAACTCCCACGTATGATTGCAAACTATACTGGAAAACAAATACAATTTGAATTTAGCAGTGGGAGGGATTTTCCTGAGAATTTATCAAAATATGCTATGGTCATTCATTGTGGAGGTTGTACTTTGAATAAACGGGAAATGAAATACAGAATTCATTGTGCGCAAAAGCAAGGAGTGGCTATTACCAACTATGGAATTTTAATGGCTTATATCAATGGAATTTTAAAAAGAAGTATTGCCCCTTTTCCTGCTATTGCAAAGATATTACAATAA
- the hydG gene encoding [FeFe] hydrogenase H-cluster radical SAM maturase HydG → MYNVTSPKAEEFINHEEILDTLAYAQANKDNIELIDGIIEKAKLRKGLTHREAAVLLDCDIEEKNQEIYQLAEQIKKDFYGNRIVLFAPLYLSNYCINGCVYCPYHKKNTHIVRKKLTQEEIKKEVIALQDMGHKRLAIEAGEDPQNNPIEYILESIKTIYRIKHKNGAIRRVNVNIAATTVENYRKLKEAGIGTYILFQETYHKESYEKLHPTGPKHNYAYHTEAMDRAMKGGIDDVGLGVLFGLELYRYEFTGLLMHAEHLESVWGVGPHTISVPRVKHADDIDPNAFDNGIDDDTFAKIVACIRIAVPYTGIIMSTRESAECRQRALHLGVSQISGASKTSVGGYAKPEAEDKKSEQFDVSDNRTLDEIVNWLMRLGYIPSFCTACYREGRTGDRFMSLCKSRQIQNCCHPNALMTLKEYLMDYACEDTRKIGEQLILKEVQNIPKEKVRNLTLENLKAIEKGQRDFRL, encoded by the coding sequence ATGTATAATGTAACATCTCCAAAGGCAGAGGAATTTATTAATCATGAAGAAATTTTAGATACTTTAGCTTATGCTCAGGCCAATAAAGACAATATAGAATTAATTGATGGAATTATTGAAAAGGCAAAATTAAGAAAAGGATTGACTCATAGAGAGGCAGCAGTTTTATTAGATTGTGATATTGAAGAAAAAAATCAAGAGATTTATCAACTAGCTGAACAAATTAAAAAAGATTTTTATGGAAATCGAATTGTGCTTTTTGCACCTCTTTATTTATCTAATTATTGTATAAATGGATGTGTTTATTGTCCTTATCATAAGAAGAATACCCATATTGTTCGCAAAAAATTAACCCAGGAAGAGATAAAAAAAGAAGTGATTGCTTTACAAGATATGGGACATAAGCGTTTAGCCATTGAGGCAGGAGAAGATCCTCAAAATAATCCTATCGAATATATTCTTGAAAGTATTAAAACCATCTATCGTATTAAACATAAAAATGGAGCTATTCGTCGAGTGAATGTAAATATCGCTGCTACTACTGTGGAAAATTATCGGAAACTAAAGGAAGCAGGAATTGGTACTTATATTTTATTTCAAGAAACTTATCATAAAGAGAGTTATGAAAAACTTCATCCTACGGGACCAAAACACAATTATGCTTATCATACAGAAGCAATGGATAGGGCAATGAAAGGTGGAATTGATGATGTAGGGTTAGGAGTATTATTTGGTTTAGAATTGTATCGATATGAATTTACAGGTCTTCTTATGCATGCAGAACATTTAGAATCTGTTTGGGGAGTAGGCCCCCATACCATTAGTGTACCTAGAGTAAAACATGCTGATGATATTGATCCTAATGCTTTTGATAATGGAATTGATGATGATACTTTTGCTAAGATTGTAGCATGTATTCGTATTGCTGTACCTTATACAGGAATCATTATGTCTACAAGAGAAAGTGCAGAATGTAGACAGAGAGCTCTTCATTTAGGAGTTTCTCAAATTAGTGGTGCTTCTAAGACTAGTGTTGGAGGATATGCAAAGCCAGAAGCAGAAGATAAAAAATCAGAACAATTTGATGTCAGTGATAATAGAACGTTGGATGAAATAGTAAATTGGTTAATGAGACTAGGTTATATACCAAGTTTTTGTACTGCATGTTACCGAGAAGGAAGAACAGGAGATCGTTTTATGAGTCTTTGCAAAAGCAGGCAAATTCAAAATTGTTGTCATCCAAATGCCTTAATGACACTGAAAGAATATTTAATGGACTATGCTTGTGAGGATACAAGAAAAATAGGAGAACAACTTATTCTAAAAGAAGTTCAAAATATTCCTAAAGAAAAGGTAAGAAATCTTACTTTAGAAAATTTAAAGGCTATTGAAAAAGGACAAAGAGATTTTCGCCTTTAA
- a CDS encoding PocR ligand-binding domain-containing protein, producing MNPIDIQTILDIKRWQMIQDKFALVTNTAIITVDYKGVPVTKHSQCSEFCKKIRQQPKSNEICQKCDARGGIEAVRLNKNYIYRCHCNIIDAAIPIIIENKYFGCVMIGQVLLEENPENEYIEKIYKGPNALLSNQNEMLYFYSKLPRLTMHRIKEMIDLMDHIVKYIIKESIKNFELLEEQQMIKKKFERILHNEITQENRSLNNAEVKENLYEIANKENSMLDTALQYIKENLHKKITLEDMANLCFITPGYFSKLFYREMGEKFSDYLIRLRIEKAKKLLKTTDKTIQQIAIEVGFYDAGYFIRRFKLYEGTTPGNYRRILKRQSDKYKIIP from the coding sequence TTGAACCCGATAGATATTCAGACTATTTTAGACATTAAAAGATGGCAGATGATTCAAGATAAATTTGCATTGGTTACTAATACAGCAATTATTACAGTTGATTATAAAGGAGTTCCTGTTACAAAACATAGTCAGTGTAGTGAGTTTTGCAAAAAAATAAGGCAACAACCTAAGAGCAATGAAATATGCCAAAAATGTGATGCTAGGGGTGGAATAGAAGCAGTAAGACTTAATAAAAATTATATCTATCGATGTCATTGTAATATTATTGATGCAGCAATTCCTATTATTATAGAGAATAAGTATTTTGGTTGTGTCATGATAGGGCAAGTTTTATTAGAAGAAAATCCTGAAAATGAATATATAGAAAAAATATATAAGGGACCCAATGCACTTTTATCTAATCAAAATGAAATGCTATATTTTTATAGTAAGCTTCCAAGATTGACAATGCATCGTATAAAAGAAATGATAGATTTAATGGATCATATTGTGAAATATATTATTAAAGAATCTATTAAAAATTTTGAACTTTTAGAAGAGCAACAAATGATAAAGAAAAAGTTTGAAAGGATATTGCATAATGAAATAACTCAGGAAAATAGAAGTTTAAATAATGCAGAAGTAAAAGAGAATTTATATGAAATAGCAAATAAAGAAAACTCCATGTTAGACACGGCTTTACAATATATAAAGGAAAATCTTCATAAAAAAATTACCTTAGAGGATATGGCAAATCTATGTTTTATCACTCCTGGATATTTTAGTAAACTATTTTATAGAGAAATGGGAGAAAAATTTTCTGATTATTTAATAAGATTAAGAATTGAAAAAGCAAAAAAATTATTAAAAACTACTGATAAAACCATTCAACAGATTGCAATAGAAGTTGGATTTTATGATGCAGGGTATTTTATAAGAAGATTTAAGTTATATGAAGGTACGACGCCAGGAAATTATAGAAGAATTTTAAAACGGCAATCTGATAAGTATAAAATAATTCCATAA
- a CDS encoding MATE family efflux transporter, whose product MWKQKIIFPKVALQKIFETGGAPLCSIERGQSNNKEAENIMGNSFIMLIYVAILFIVLGLFFKKSMLYLFAASHNTFPYANEYIPIYLLETVFVMISSGMNPFINAQGFGRIGMLTVVLGAIVNMILDPIFIFVFYLRKNYDYYRLYS is encoded by the coding sequence TTGTGGAAGCAAAAAATAATTTTTCCAAAGGTAGCATTACAAAAAATATTTGAAACAGGAGGAGCACCTTTATGCTCAATTGAACGAGGTCAATCCAATAATAAAGAAGCAGAAAATATTATGGGAAATTCCTTTATTATGCTTATTTATGTAGCTATTCTATTCATTGTACTTGGATTATTCTTTAAAAAATCAATGTTATATTTATTTGCTGCAAGCCATAATACTTTTCCCTATGCTAATGAATATATTCCCATCTATCTACTAGAAACTGTTTTTGTGATGATTAGTTCAGGAATGAATCCTTTCATTAATGCCCAAGGATTTGGCCGTATTGGAATGCTGACAGTAGTTTTAGGAGCCATTGTAAACATGATCTTAGATCCTATTTTTATTTTTGTATTTTATTTACGTAAGAATTATGACTATTATCGACTCTATTCGTGA
- the hydE gene encoding [FeFe] hydrogenase H-cluster radical SAM maturase HydE, producing the protein MKLLIDELETNKILSKEGFVQLIIGRTPELTQYLFEKSRKIRQKYYQKDVYIRGLIEFTNYCKNDCYYCGIRRSNRNISRYRLTKEQILQSCETGYHLGFRTFVLQGGEDNTYDDDKICDMVYSIKQKYPDCAVTLSLGEKSYKSYLSYYQAGADRYLLRHETASEEHYKKLHPSELSLENRKQCLWNLKKIGYQVGTGFMVGSPYQTPEDLAEDLLFIHKLQPEMVGIGPFIPHQDTPFAKERGDNGELTLFLLAILRLMLPSVLLPATTALGTIDSRGREKGILAGANVVMPNLSPINVREKYLLYDNKICTGDEAAECRHCLQQRMQSIGYHVVVNRGDFKPLGE; encoded by the coding sequence ATGAAATTATTGATTGATGAACTTGAAACAAATAAAATTCTTTCCAAAGAAGGTTTTGTTCAATTAATTATTGGAAGAACTCCTGAATTGACGCAATATCTATTTGAGAAATCAAGAAAGATTCGGCAAAAATATTATCAAAAGGATGTTTATATTCGAGGATTGATTGAGTTCACAAATTATTGTAAAAATGATTGTTATTATTGTGGAATTAGAAGAAGTAATCGAAATATTTCTAGATATCGATTAACAAAAGAGCAAATTCTTCAATCTTGTGAAACGGGATATCATCTTGGTTTTCGTACTTTTGTTCTTCAAGGAGGAGAAGATAACACCTATGATGATGATAAGATTTGTGATATGGTTTATAGTATAAAGCAAAAATATCCAGATTGTGCAGTAACTCTTTCTCTAGGAGAGAAGTCTTATAAAAGTTATTTATCCTATTATCAAGCAGGTGCAGATCGATATTTATTACGACATGAAACAGCATCAGAGGAGCATTATAAAAAACTTCATCCTTCTGAATTATCATTAGAGAATAGAAAACAATGTTTATGGAACCTAAAAAAAATAGGATATCAAGTAGGAACAGGATTTATGGTAGGTTCTCCTTATCAAACGCCGGAGGATTTAGCGGAGGATCTGCTTTTTATTCACAAACTTCAACCAGAGATGGTAGGAATTGGTCCTTTTATTCCTCACCAGGATACTCCTTTTGCAAAAGAAAGGGGAGATAATGGAGAATTAACTTTGTTTTTGCTAGCGATTCTTCGACTGATGTTACCAAGTGTATTATTACCTGCTACTACTGCACTTGGAACCATTGATTCTAGAGGAAGAGAGAAGGGAATTTTAGCAGGCGCTAATGTAGTCATGCCCAATTTATCTCCTATAAATGTAAGGGAGAAGTATCTTCTCTATGATAATAAAATTTGTACGGGGGATGAAGCTGCTGAGTGTCGTCATTGTTTACAACAGCGAATGCAGTCCATTGGATATCACGTGGTAGTTAATAGAGGAGATTTTAAGCCCCTAGGAGAATAA
- a CDS encoding iron-containing alcohol dehydrogenase, translating to MRRFTLPRDIYYGEGALEQLKNIEGKRAILVLGGGSMKRFGFVDQVLGYLKEAGIETKLFENVEPDPSVETVMKGAAMMREFQPDWIISMGGGSPIDAAKAMWVFYEYPNVTFEEILKPFSFPTLRKKAKFIAIPSTSGTATEVTAFSVITDYQKGVKYPLADFNITPDIAIVDPSLAQTMPPKLTAHTGMDALTHAIEAYVSTANSPFTDPLAIKAIQMIIEYLLSSYNGDKKAREQMHYAQCLAGEAFSNALLGIVHSMAHKTGAAFSTGHIPHGCANAIYLPYVIQFNAKKAKDRYVDIANSIGITGTDEECVKGLCKKIQEYNEKLGIPKTLKEFGIDEKEFKQKLTDIAKLAIEDACTASNPRLITAKEMEKLLICTYYGEEVDF from the coding sequence ATGAGAAGATTTACATTGCCAAGAGATATTTATTATGGTGAAGGTGCACTAGAGCAGTTAAAGAATATAGAAGGGAAAAGAGCTATTTTAGTTTTAGGCGGGGGATCTATGAAAAGATTTGGTTTTGTAGATCAAGTTCTTGGCTATTTAAAAGAAGCTGGAATTGAAACTAAATTATTTGAAAATGTTGAGCCTGATCCATCGGTAGAAACAGTAATGAAAGGCGCAGCGATGATGAGAGAGTTTCAACCGGATTGGATTATTTCCATGGGAGGAGGATCTCCGATTGATGCAGCTAAGGCAATGTGGGTTTTTTATGAGTATCCGAATGTGACTTTTGAAGAGATTCTTAAACCATTCTCTTTTCCAACTTTAAGAAAAAAAGCAAAATTTATTGCAATTCCCTCTACTTCAGGTACAGCGACAGAAGTAACAGCGTTTTCTGTTATTACAGATTATCAAAAAGGAGTCAAGTATCCTTTAGCTGATTTTAATATTACACCAGATATTGCTATTGTGGATCCAAGTTTAGCGCAAACTATGCCACCAAAATTAACGGCTCATACAGGAATGGATGCATTAACTCATGCCATTGAAGCCTATGTATCTACTGCAAATAGTCCTTTTACAGATCCACTTGCTATCAAAGCCATTCAAATGATTATAGAGTATCTTCTAAGCTCTTATAATGGAGATAAAAAAGCAAGAGAGCAAATGCATTATGCACAATGTTTAGCGGGAGAAGCTTTTAGTAATGCTTTACTTGGTATTGTACATTCTATGGCTCATAAGACAGGTGCAGCATTTTCTACAGGACATATTCCTCATGGCTGCGCCAATGCAATTTATCTTCCTTATGTGATTCAATTTAATGCGAAAAAAGCAAAAGATCGTTATGTGGATATTGCAAATAGCATTGGAATTACTGGAACAGATGAGGAATGTGTAAAAGGGCTTTGTAAAAAAATACAAGAATACAATGAAAAATTAGGCATTCCTAAAACTTTAAAAGAATTTGGAATTGATGAGAAAGAGTTTAAACAAAAGCTTACAGATATTGCAAAATTAGCAATTGAAGATGCTTGTACCGCTTCTAATCCAAGACTTATTACTGCAAAAGAAATGGAAAAATTATTAATTTGTACTTACTATGGAGAAGAAGTAGATTTTTAA
- a CDS encoding glycerol dehydrogenase: MRKAFICPTKYVQGENEILNLGYFVRTFGKSALLIGHADDIQRVEEKLQQTKENFHIEFIESDFNGECSRQEVERIKEIAKENQCDCTIGLGGGKAIDTAKCVAEGKNVIIVPTIAATDAPTSHSAVLYTKEGAFDDYAYFNQSPSVVLVDTTVIANAPTRFLISGMGDALSTYFEARATSKSYSNVNAGLPCGVREKLCEGTKGTNAALCFAKLCYQTLLEDGKKAIQASKANMVTQALENIIEANILLSGIGFESGGLAAAHAIHDGLTILEGTHQYFHGEKVAFGTIAQLVLENAPIEELHEVLDFCISIGLPVCLEDIGVNRISEKEVLEVSKKACISEESIHSMPFPITVAQVAASIIIADKIGREYKRKNFSC; the protein is encoded by the coding sequence ATGAGAAAAGCTTTTATTTGTCCAACAAAATATGTACAAGGGGAAAATGAGATTTTAAATTTAGGATATTTTGTTAGAACATTTGGAAAATCAGCTCTTTTAATTGGACATGCTGACGATATTCAACGAGTGGAAGAAAAATTACAACAAACCAAGGAAAATTTTCATATTGAATTTATAGAAAGCGATTTCAATGGAGAATGTTCTCGTCAAGAGGTTGAAAGAATAAAAGAAATAGCTAAAGAGAATCAATGTGATTGTACCATTGGATTAGGCGGAGGGAAAGCTATTGATACTGCAAAATGTGTAGCAGAGGGAAAAAATGTTATTATTGTTCCAACCATTGCTGCTACTGATGCACCTACAAGTCATTCTGCGGTACTTTATACAAAAGAAGGTGCTTTCGATGATTATGCATATTTTAATCAAAGCCCTAGCGTTGTTTTAGTGGATACTACAGTGATAGCTAATGCCCCTACCCGTTTTTTAATATCAGGAATGGGAGATGCTCTTTCTACCTATTTTGAAGCAAGAGCTACATCAAAGTCTTATTCTAATGTAAATGCAGGGTTGCCTTGTGGAGTAAGAGAAAAGCTTTGCGAAGGGACTAAGGGAACGAATGCTGCGCTTTGTTTTGCCAAATTATGTTATCAAACATTATTAGAAGATGGGAAAAAAGCTATACAAGCAAGTAAGGCCAATATGGTGACACAAGCTTTAGAAAATATCATAGAAGCAAATATTTTATTATCAGGAATAGGATTTGAAAGTGGTGGTTTAGCAGCAGCTCATGCCATTCATGATGGATTAACCATTTTAGAGGGAACGCATCAATATTTTCATGGAGAGAAAGTAGCGTTTGGAACAATTGCGCAACTGGTATTAGAAAATGCTCCCATTGAAGAACTACATGAAGTATTAGATTTTTGCATCAGTATAGGCCTTCCAGTTTGTTTAGAAGATATAGGAGTAAATAGGATATCTGAGAAAGAAGTATTAGAAGTATCTAAAAAGGCTTGTATATCAGAAGAATCTATTCATTCTATGCCATTTCCAATTACTGTAGCACAAGTAGCTGCCTCTATTATAATAGCAGATAAAATAGGAAGGGAATACAAAAGAAAAAATTTTAGTTGTTAA
- a CDS encoding prolyl-tRNA synthetase associated domain-containing protein, whose translation MEKLTIDSTIYSSKPIEGSRLEKEMKTYRLLEQLGISYLRVDHEPADTIEDCKEIEAILGVKIYKNLFLCNRQKTQFYLLVMPGDKKFVTKEVSKQIGSSRLSFGNAQHMEKYLNTTPGSASILGLMNDKEHKVHLLLDRQVTESEYFGCHPCINTSSLKIQTKDILEKFLRYTGHQPCIIEL comes from the coding sequence ATGGAAAAATTAACGATAGATTCAACGATTTATTCTTCAAAACCGATTGAGGGTAGTCGTTTAGAGAAGGAAATGAAAACATATCGTTTATTAGAACAGTTAGGGATTTCTTATTTAAGAGTGGATCATGAACCGGCAGATACCATAGAAGATTGCAAGGAGATAGAAGCTATTTTGGGAGTAAAGATTTATAAAAATTTATTTTTATGCAATCGACAAAAAACGCAATTTTATCTATTGGTAATGCCTGGAGATAAAAAGTTTGTTACCAAAGAAGTATCAAAACAGATTGGAAGTTCTAGACTTTCTTTTGGGAATGCTCAGCATATGGAAAAATATCTAAATACTACTCCCGGTTCTGCAAGCATTCTAGGACTTATGAATGATAAAGAGCATAAAGTACATTTGTTATTAGATCGACAAGTAACAGAATCAGAATATTTTGGATGTCATCCTTGTATTAATACTTCTAGTTTAAAGATCCAAACAAAAGATATTTTAGAGAAATTTTTAAGATATACAGGACATCAACCATGCATAATAGAATTATAA
- a CDS encoding QueT transporter family protein has protein sequence MNKNLKFLTQAGIIAALYTSITIVLAPLSYGAIQIRVSEALMVLPFFTPAAIPGLFIGCILANLNSPLGIIDIIVGSLATLIAAWITWKIKKKLWVPMPSIVINAIFVPFVLKYALGLPYFPSMLWVALGQAIACYGFGYPLLVLLNKSKIFK, from the coding sequence ATGAATAAGAATCTTAAATTTTTAACACAAGCTGGAATTATTGCAGCACTTTATACTTCTATTACTATTGTATTGGCTCCTTTAAGCTATGGAGCCATTCAGATAAGAGTTTCAGAGGCTTTAATGGTACTTCCTTTTTTTACTCCAGCAGCGATTCCAGGATTATTTATCGGATGTATTTTAGCAAATTTGAATAGTCCCTTAGGAATAATAGATATAATAGTAGGGAGTCTTGCAACATTGATTGCAGCATGGATTACTTGGAAAATAAAAAAGAAACTATGGGTACCAATGCCTTCCATTGTTATTAATGCTATTTTTGTTCCTTTTGTATTAAAATATGCATTAGGACTTCCTTATTTTCCGAGTATGCTTTGGGTTGCTTTGGGACAGGCTATTGCTTGCTATGGATTTGGATATCCGCTCTTGGTTTTGTTAAATAAAAGTAAAATATTCAAATAA